Proteins encoded in a region of the Myxococcus guangdongensis genome:
- the pheS gene encoding phenylalanine--tRNA ligase subunit alpha, with protein MRDRLQALAEAARQEIAGASDRPSVEALKVRYLGKKGELSAVLGGMGKLAPDERRALGEVANTVKAELETLLSAALQRVEDAELEAQLQGPGLDVTLPGRAVKPGSRHPVSRTMEDIVRTFSRLGFDVASGPEIELDYFNFEALNLPKDHPARDMQDTFYVDEPSLGHAKKADSSVLLRTHTSPVQVRYMLQRKPPIRAVMPGRVYRRDSDITHTPMFHQVEGLLVDKDVTFAELKGSLDAFVKAFFGSETKTRFRPSFFPFTEPSAEVDISCTSCGGKGCRVCKQTGWLEVLGSGMVHPNVFTSAGYDPGEVTGYAFGMGVERIAMLRYRIDDLRMMFENDARFLEQF; from the coding sequence ATGCGTGACAGGTTGCAGGCGTTGGCGGAGGCCGCGCGGCAGGAGATTGCGGGCGCGTCGGACAGGCCCTCGGTGGAGGCGCTCAAGGTCCGCTACCTGGGCAAGAAGGGCGAGCTGTCCGCGGTGCTCGGCGGCATGGGCAAGCTGGCTCCGGACGAGCGGCGGGCGCTGGGCGAGGTGGCCAACACCGTCAAGGCGGAGCTGGAGACGCTCTTGTCCGCGGCCCTCCAGCGGGTCGAGGACGCGGAGTTGGAGGCGCAGCTGCAGGGCCCCGGGCTGGATGTGACGCTGCCGGGCCGCGCGGTGAAGCCGGGCAGCCGGCACCCGGTGTCGCGGACGATGGAGGACATCGTCCGGACGTTCTCCCGGCTCGGCTTCGACGTGGCGAGTGGTCCCGAGATTGAGCTCGACTACTTCAACTTCGAGGCGCTGAACCTGCCGAAGGACCACCCCGCGCGGGACATGCAGGACACGTTCTACGTGGACGAGCCGTCGCTGGGGCACGCGAAGAAGGCGGACAGCTCCGTGCTGCTGCGCACGCACACGTCGCCGGTGCAGGTGCGCTACATGCTGCAGCGCAAGCCGCCCATCCGCGCGGTGATGCCGGGGCGGGTGTACCGGCGCGACTCGGACATCACCCACACGCCGATGTTCCACCAGGTGGAGGGCCTGCTGGTGGACAAGGACGTGACGTTCGCGGAGCTGAAGGGCTCGCTGGACGCGTTCGTGAAGGCGTTCTTCGGTTCGGAGACGAAGACGCGCTTCCGGCCGTCGTTCTTCCCCTTCACCGAGCCGTCGGCGGAGGTGGACATCTCCTGCACCTCGTGCGGCGGCAAGGGCTGCCGGGTGTGCAAGCAGACCGGGTGGCTGGAGGTGCTGGGCAGCGGGATGGTGCACCCGAACGTCTTCACGTCCGCGGGGTATGACCCGGGCGAGGTGACGGGGTACGCGTTCGGCATGGGCGTGGAGCGAATCGCCATGCTGCGCTACCGCATCGACGACCTGCGGATGATGTTCGAGAACGACGCTCGGTTCCTCGAGCAGTTCTGA
- the pheT gene encoding phenylalanine--tRNA ligase subunit beta, with translation MKISVKWLGDYVALPPSVDELARKLTAAGLEIEGQERPAEGLRGVVVAQIKESVQHPNADKLSVTKIDAGGDALIQVVCGAKNYKVGDKVPLATVGTKLPNGMEIKQAALRGVDSSGMLCSSKELGLSEESSGLLILPADLKPGTPIAQALGLDDVVLEVNVTPNRPDALSHLGVAREVGVVTGAALKLPQPKPVESGGPISEKVKVRVESPERCPRYAARVVENITIKPSPQWMQDRLKACGVRALNNVVDVTNYVLLEYGQPLHAFDLDKLAGHELVIRQATKGEQLTTLDGKTRTLDVDDLVICDQERPQALAGVMGGEHSEVTEKTTRLVLESANFLASGVRRTAKRNVLHTEGSHRFERGADMDTVVPALDRAAQLIAELSGGTVASGRAEVYPAEKPRRQVTLRFARVEKVLGVAVPEAEVRRILAALGFEKVSEAEWQATYEVPRGRVDVEREEDLLEEVARVFGYDNIPAKLPRGLASLAPEPANSEAERRLRQALAGAGLDEVVNYSFVAPRSLEVLGLKEQPVALLNPLSVEQSVMRTSLLPGLLENLSRSVRHQVESVSLYETGRAYFRDAQGGQGIRPAAREVNRVAGLVWGLRGGGRSWTQKDARADFYDAKGAVEALLAALRVEGVTWSLGGPSAYHPRASAEVKLADGTVLGHVGELHPKVVKAQGLPEGVFVFELDTEPLYAASRLVPEYRALPKFPAVLRDLAVLVPVELETGAVRKVILEVGGALVEDALVFDVYTGKPIPEGKKNLAFALRYRAADRTLTDVEVSEAHKRIVSEVDQRLGASLRA, from the coding sequence GTGAAGATTTCGGTGAAGTGGCTCGGCGATTACGTGGCGCTGCCGCCGTCGGTGGACGAGCTGGCGCGCAAGTTGACCGCGGCGGGCCTGGAGATTGAGGGCCAGGAGCGTCCGGCCGAGGGCCTGCGCGGCGTGGTGGTGGCGCAGATCAAGGAGTCGGTGCAGCACCCCAACGCGGACAAGCTCTCCGTCACGAAGATCGACGCGGGCGGGGACGCGCTCATCCAGGTGGTGTGCGGCGCGAAGAACTACAAGGTCGGCGACAAGGTGCCGCTGGCCACCGTGGGCACGAAGCTGCCCAACGGGATGGAGATCAAGCAGGCGGCGCTTCGCGGCGTGGACAGCTCCGGCATGCTCTGCTCCTCGAAGGAGCTGGGGCTGAGCGAGGAGTCGAGCGGGCTGCTCATCCTTCCCGCGGACCTGAAGCCCGGCACGCCCATCGCCCAGGCGCTGGGGTTGGATGACGTGGTGCTGGAGGTGAACGTCACGCCGAACCGGCCGGACGCGCTGAGCCACCTGGGCGTGGCGCGCGAGGTAGGCGTGGTGACGGGGGCGGCGCTGAAGCTGCCCCAGCCCAAGCCCGTGGAGTCGGGGGGGCCCATCTCCGAGAAGGTGAAGGTCCGGGTGGAGAGTCCGGAGCGCTGCCCGCGCTACGCGGCCCGGGTGGTGGAGAACATCACCATCAAGCCGTCGCCGCAGTGGATGCAGGACCGGCTGAAGGCCTGCGGCGTGCGGGCCCTCAACAACGTCGTGGACGTCACCAACTACGTGCTCCTGGAGTACGGCCAGCCGCTGCACGCGTTCGACCTGGACAAGCTGGCGGGCCACGAGCTCGTCATCCGCCAGGCGACGAAGGGCGAGCAGCTGACCACGCTGGATGGCAAGACGCGCACGCTGGACGTGGATGATCTGGTCATCTGCGACCAGGAGCGGCCGCAGGCGCTCGCGGGCGTGATGGGCGGCGAGCACAGCGAAGTCACCGAGAAGACGACGCGGCTGGTGCTGGAGTCGGCGAACTTCCTGGCCTCGGGGGTGCGGCGGACGGCGAAGCGGAACGTGCTGCACACGGAGGGCTCGCACCGGTTCGAGCGTGGCGCGGACATGGACACGGTGGTGCCGGCGCTGGATCGCGCGGCCCAGCTCATCGCGGAGCTGTCGGGTGGCACGGTGGCGTCGGGTCGGGCGGAGGTGTACCCGGCCGAGAAGCCTCGGCGGCAGGTGACGCTGCGCTTCGCGCGCGTGGAGAAGGTGCTGGGCGTGGCGGTGCCCGAGGCCGAGGTGCGGCGCATCCTGGCGGCGCTGGGCTTCGAGAAGGTGTCCGAGGCCGAGTGGCAGGCGACGTACGAGGTGCCTCGGGGGCGCGTGGACGTGGAGCGTGAGGAGGACCTGCTGGAGGAGGTCGCCCGCGTGTTCGGCTACGACAACATCCCGGCGAAGCTGCCGCGCGGGCTGGCGTCGCTGGCGCCGGAGCCCGCGAACTCGGAGGCCGAGCGCCGGCTGCGGCAGGCGCTGGCGGGGGCGGGGCTGGACGAGGTGGTGAACTACTCGTTCGTGGCGCCCCGGAGCCTGGAGGTACTGGGTCTGAAGGAGCAGCCGGTGGCGCTGCTCAACCCGCTGAGCGTCGAGCAGTCGGTGATGCGGACGAGCCTGCTGCCGGGCCTGCTGGAGAACCTGTCGCGCAGCGTGCGGCACCAGGTGGAGTCGGTGTCGCTGTACGAGACGGGCCGGGCGTACTTCCGGGACGCGCAGGGCGGGCAGGGGATCCGGCCGGCGGCGCGCGAGGTGAACCGGGTGGCGGGCCTGGTGTGGGGCCTGCGGGGTGGAGGCCGGAGCTGGACGCAGAAGGACGCGCGGGCGGACTTCTACGACGCCAAGGGGGCGGTGGAGGCGCTGCTGGCGGCGCTGCGGGTGGAAGGTGTCACCTGGTCGCTGGGCGGGCCTTCGGCGTACCACCCGCGAGCCAGCGCGGAGGTGAAGCTGGCGGACGGCACGGTGCTGGGCCACGTGGGGGAGCTGCACCCGAAGGTGGTGAAGGCGCAGGGGTTGCCCGAGGGCGTGTTCGTGTTCGAACTGGACACGGAGCCCCTGTACGCGGCGTCCCGGCTGGTGCCCGAGTACCGGGCGCTGCCGAAGTTCCCGGCGGTGCTGCGGGACCTGGCGGTGTTGGTGCCGGTGGAACTGGAGACGGGGGCGGTGCGGAAGGTGATTCTGGAGGTGGGCGGGGCGCTGGTGGAGGACGCGTTGGTGTTCGACGTGTACACGGGCAAGCCGATTCCCGAGGGGAAGAAGAACCTGGCGTTCGCGCTGCGGTACCGGGCTGCCGACAGGACGTTGACGGACGTGGAGGTCAGCGAGGCGCACAAGCGGATCGTCTCGGAGGTGGACCAGCGGCTGGGTGCCTCGTTGCGTGCCTGA
- a CDS encoding integration host factor subunit alpha gives MTKADIIEGVYEKVGFSKKESAEIVELVFDTLKETLERGDKIKISGFGNFQVRQKKARVGRNPQTGKEIEISARRVLTFRPSQVLKSALNGEAPPEDHAEIDAREEAAADAAEARGEDFDEEGMEESEG, from the coding sequence ATGACGAAGGCGGACATCATCGAGGGCGTCTACGAGAAGGTCGGCTTCTCGAAGAAGGAGTCGGCCGAGATCGTGGAACTCGTGTTCGACACGCTCAAGGAGACGCTGGAGCGCGGGGACAAGATCAAGATCTCCGGGTTCGGCAACTTCCAGGTGCGCCAGAAGAAGGCGCGCGTGGGCCGCAACCCGCAGACGGGCAAGGAGATCGAGATCTCGGCGCGTCGGGTGCTGACCTTCCGGCCGAGCCAGGTGTTGAAGAGCGCGCTGAACGGCGAGGCACCGCCCGAGGATCACGCGGAGATCGACGCGCGGGAGGAGGCGGCGGCGGACGCGGCGGAGGCCCGTGGCGAGGACTTCGACGAGGAGGGAATGGAGGAGTCCGAAGGGTAG
- a CDS encoding methyltransferase, which produces MPRPPRTAPSPKGPAPTVAPASTLPPGAPFTWRSESDEPSPARLHPVDDRLSADTALKRVRRGEFLQYSGDFHNAKQLLGALGRRLERASNARTPLEAFRAERRARQLEHETLSRIVVSLDRDYRLTLARAPDVALACRQVWGEPETEFTVVPLKQLLGMLGATEWRRKGLSVPGLTGLIHPHYGVYLPTRTDYVELLLSLPSLKGPRVFDIGTGTGVLSFLLLQRGASSVQATDIDSRAVACARENAERLGLRKSFQVTEGDLFPEGKADLVVCNPPWIPEPPKNRVDRAVFDEDNQFLRRFLEGLPNALTPGGEGLLILSDLAVLLGLRPQGWLQEEFARCGLTVKWSRSTAARHSKSKDTSDPLHMARSREVTTLYCLTPVAK; this is translated from the coding sequence ATGCCTCGTCCCCCTCGAACCGCTCCTTCACCGAAGGGACCGGCCCCCACCGTCGCCCCCGCATCGACGCTCCCTCCTGGCGCCCCGTTCACCTGGCGCTCGGAGAGCGATGAGCCCTCCCCCGCCCGGCTGCATCCGGTGGATGACCGGCTCAGCGCGGACACGGCGCTCAAGCGGGTCCGACGCGGCGAGTTCCTGCAGTACTCGGGCGACTTCCACAACGCGAAGCAGCTGCTGGGCGCGCTGGGTCGCAGGCTGGAGCGAGCGTCGAACGCCCGCACGCCCCTGGAGGCCTTTCGCGCCGAGCGTCGGGCACGACAGCTGGAACACGAGACGCTGTCCCGCATCGTCGTGTCACTCGACCGCGACTACCGGCTCACGCTCGCGCGGGCCCCCGACGTCGCGCTGGCGTGCCGACAGGTCTGGGGTGAGCCCGAGACGGAGTTCACCGTCGTCCCGCTCAAGCAGCTGCTCGGCATGCTCGGAGCCACGGAGTGGCGGCGCAAGGGATTGTCGGTGCCCGGCCTCACCGGCCTCATCCATCCGCACTACGGCGTGTACCTGCCCACGCGCACGGACTACGTGGAGCTGTTGCTCTCGCTTCCCTCGCTGAAGGGACCACGCGTGTTCGACATCGGCACGGGAACCGGCGTGCTCTCGTTCCTCCTCCTCCAGCGCGGCGCCTCGTCCGTGCAGGCGACGGACATCGACTCTCGCGCGGTGGCCTGTGCCCGGGAGAACGCGGAGCGACTGGGGCTGCGCAAGTCGTTCCAGGTCACCGAGGGAGACCTCTTCCCCGAGGGCAAGGCGGACCTGGTGGTGTGCAACCCACCGTGGATTCCAGAGCCCCCGAAGAACCGCGTGGACCGCGCGGTGTTCGACGAGGACAACCAGTTCCTTCGGCGCTTCCTGGAAGGCCTCCCCAACGCGCTCACGCCCGGAGGCGAGGGACTGCTCATCCTCTCGGACCTGGCGGTGCTCCTCGGCCTGCGCCCCCAGGGTTGGCTCCAGGAAGAGTTCGCCCGCTGCGGGCTGACCGTGAAGTGGAGCCGCTCGACAGCGGCCCGCCACTCCAAGTCCAAGGACACCTCGGACCCGCTGCACATGGCGCGCTCACGGGAGGTCACCACGCTCTACTGCCTCACGCCCGTGGCGAAGTGA
- a CDS encoding siderophore-interacting protein — protein sequence MTTSVTEKVYRRGPFPVKFRCLEVLRVTPVTPHVVRITLGGQDIEGFHSEGADDHVKVLFPEQGQRKPVIPTMGPTGPQLQPGEKKPDSRDYTPRRYDSTTGELDLDFVLHGSGPASSWAAQAKPGDMLGVGGPRGSLFVSNDFDWYLLAGDETAIPAIARRLEELPEGARAIVFVEVADASEEQKLTTRANVKLTWLHRDGAEAGSTGLLHKAIRDLEFPAGDYFAWVSGESSEMRAIREHLLNERGTQKSWVRVTGYWKRGHADHVHDSK from the coding sequence GTGACGACGAGCGTGACCGAGAAGGTGTACCGACGGGGTCCGTTCCCCGTGAAGTTCCGCTGCCTCGAGGTGCTGCGGGTGACGCCCGTCACCCCGCATGTGGTGCGCATCACCCTGGGCGGCCAGGACATCGAGGGCTTCCACAGCGAAGGCGCCGATGACCATGTGAAGGTCCTGTTCCCGGAGCAGGGCCAGCGCAAGCCCGTGATTCCCACCATGGGCCCCACCGGCCCCCAGCTCCAGCCGGGTGAGAAGAAGCCCGACTCGCGCGACTACACGCCGCGCCGCTATGACTCCACCACCGGCGAGCTGGACCTGGATTTCGTCCTCCACGGCTCCGGCCCCGCGTCCTCGTGGGCGGCCCAGGCGAAGCCCGGCGACATGCTCGGCGTCGGCGGCCCGCGCGGCTCGCTCTTCGTCTCCAATGACTTCGATTGGTACCTGCTCGCCGGCGACGAGACGGCCATCCCCGCCATCGCGCGCAGGCTCGAGGAGCTGCCCGAGGGCGCTCGCGCCATCGTCTTCGTCGAGGTGGCCGACGCCAGCGAAGAACAGAAGCTCACCACCCGCGCCAACGTGAAGCTCACCTGGCTGCACCGCGACGGCGCCGAGGCGGGCTCCACCGGCCTGCTCCACAAGGCCATCCGCGACCTCGAGTTCCCGGCCGGTGACTACTTCGCCTGGGTGTCGGGGGAGTCGTCGGAGATGCGCGCCATCCGCGAGCACCTGCTCAACGAGCGCGGCACGCAGAAGAGCTGGGTCCGCGTCACCGGCTACTGGAAGCGTGGCCACGCGGACCACGTCCACGATTCCAAGTGA
- the mxcL gene encoding myxochelin B biosynthesis transaminase MxcL, producing MDMPTQKHPSLPRPIQGELKLERSNQLLAEARKTVPGVTQSMMKKPEHFAPGSFPVFLAKGRGALVEDVDGQEYIDFISGLGANMLGHNHPAVVDTIRKHLEEGVLHSLPTPVEVTSIQALLDLVPGAEQARFFKTGADATSAAVRLSRYVTGKERIITVGYNGWHDHFMFDTPGVPAAIAGLTTRLPLFTPPDEAVLLSTIEKQAGQLAAVILSIPYNRVLSADFMKQVRAACTAHNVMFVMDEVVTGFRLALGGAQEFFGVKADICCMSKSIAAGMPLSAISGPEKILSKLADLQVSTTFGGELLTLAVCEAVLKHYKHNDPAKHVSHLGRKLREGINQKAEAAGSSLRVLGYDAIPFFRYSPDMAEHAKLMTPFQGGMARRGILLRRDVNFIGAAHTEEQIDYTVEMAGEVLRSLAKPA from the coding sequence ATGGACATGCCCACGCAGAAGCACCCGTCCCTCCCTCGCCCCATCCAGGGTGAGCTGAAGCTCGAGCGCTCGAACCAGCTCCTCGCCGAGGCGCGCAAGACGGTCCCCGGCGTCACCCAGTCGATGATGAAGAAGCCGGAGCACTTCGCCCCCGGCTCTTTCCCGGTGTTCCTCGCCAAGGGCCGGGGCGCGCTGGTGGAGGACGTGGACGGCCAGGAGTACATCGACTTCATCAGCGGCCTCGGCGCGAACATGCTGGGCCACAACCACCCCGCGGTGGTGGACACGATTCGCAAGCACCTGGAGGAAGGGGTCCTCCACTCGCTGCCCACGCCCGTCGAAGTGACGTCCATCCAGGCCCTGCTGGACCTGGTGCCGGGCGCGGAGCAGGCGCGCTTCTTCAAGACGGGCGCGGACGCCACGTCGGCGGCGGTGCGCCTGTCGCGCTACGTGACGGGCAAGGAGCGCATCATCACGGTCGGCTACAACGGCTGGCACGACCACTTCATGTTCGACACGCCGGGAGTGCCGGCCGCGATCGCCGGCCTGACGACGCGCCTGCCGCTCTTCACGCCGCCGGACGAGGCGGTGCTGCTGTCCACCATCGAGAAGCAGGCCGGCCAGCTGGCGGCGGTGATTCTCTCCATCCCGTACAACCGCGTGCTGTCCGCGGACTTCATGAAGCAGGTGCGTGCGGCGTGCACGGCGCACAACGTGATGTTCGTGATGGACGAGGTGGTGACGGGCTTCCGTCTGGCCCTGGGCGGCGCGCAGGAGTTCTTCGGCGTGAAGGCGGACATCTGCTGCATGTCCAAGAGCATCGCCGCGGGCATGCCGCTGTCGGCCATCTCCGGCCCGGAGAAGATCCTCTCCAAGCTGGCGGACCTGCAGGTGTCCACCACCTTCGGCGGTGAGCTGCTGACGCTGGCGGTGTGCGAGGCGGTGCTCAAGCACTACAAGCACAACGACCCGGCGAAGCACGTCTCGCACCTGGGCCGCAAGCTGCGCGAGGGCATCAACCAGAAGGCGGAGGCGGCGGGCTCGTCGCTGCGCGTGCTGGGCTACGACGCCATTCCCTTCTTCCGCTACTCGCCCGACATGGCCGAGCACGCGAAGCTGATGACGCCGTTCCAGGGAGGCATGGCCCGCCGGGGCATCCTGCTGCGCCGCGACGTGAACTTCATCGGCGCCGCGCACACCGAGGAGCAGATCGACTACACGGTGGAGATGGCGGGCGAGGTGCTGCGCTCACTCGCGAAGCCCGCGTAA
- the mxcK gene encoding myxochelin export MFS transporter MxcK — protein MNAASPPPQERVLTLLLAGVQFSHLLDFMIIMPLGPEFIRRFGLTTAQFGAMVSSYTLASAAMGVLGLFWLDRFDRKRTLLAIYAGFILATAACGFASGFVSLLVARSLAGACAGLMGAVIMAIIADVVPGERRGRAIGTVMSALGLSAVAGVPLGLGLANLFGWRSPFFAICALALVMWLGLWRVLPPVVQHLSRGANEPRSNPLSTLASPGVALGWALTFFVVFASFLLIPYLGTFMVGNLGLAQTDLPWVYLGGGAGTLVAAKLVGRFTDRLGAGRMLGWLLVGTVGPHLLFTHLSSSSLPVVTAAFVLFMAVTSTRAIPTIALVSSRVPPSLRGRFLAVNMAASDGASGLAAWVSGLFITTAPDGALVGFGQVGWMAVGVTLLSLGLLWTFGRSAVALKPATT, from the coding sequence GTGAACGCCGCTTCTCCACCCCCTCAGGAGCGAGTGCTGACCCTGCTGCTCGCGGGGGTCCAGTTCAGCCACCTGCTGGACTTCATGATCATCATGCCGCTGGGGCCGGAGTTCATCCGGCGCTTCGGCCTCACCACGGCGCAGTTCGGCGCGATGGTCTCTTCGTACACCCTGGCCTCCGCGGCCATGGGCGTGCTGGGCCTGTTCTGGTTGGACCGGTTCGACCGCAAGCGCACGCTGCTGGCCATCTACGCGGGCTTCATCCTCGCCACCGCGGCCTGCGGCTTCGCGTCGGGGTTCGTCTCGCTGCTGGTGGCGCGCTCGCTCGCGGGCGCCTGCGCGGGGCTGATGGGCGCGGTCATCATGGCCATCATCGCGGACGTCGTGCCGGGCGAGCGCCGGGGCCGGGCCATCGGCACGGTGATGTCCGCGCTCGGCCTGTCCGCCGTGGCCGGTGTGCCGCTGGGCTTGGGGCTCGCGAACCTGTTCGGCTGGCGCTCGCCGTTCTTCGCCATCTGCGCGCTCGCGCTCGTGATGTGGCTGGGGTTGTGGCGCGTGCTCCCGCCCGTCGTTCAGCACCTGTCGCGTGGCGCCAACGAGCCCCGGAGCAATCCGTTGTCGACGCTGGCCTCGCCGGGTGTGGCGCTCGGCTGGGCGCTGACCTTCTTCGTGGTGTTCGCCAGCTTCCTGCTGATTCCGTACCTGGGCACCTTCATGGTGGGCAACCTGGGCCTCGCGCAGACGGACCTGCCGTGGGTGTACCTGGGCGGCGGCGCGGGCACGCTGGTGGCGGCGAAGCTGGTGGGCCGCTTCACGGACCGCCTGGGCGCGGGGCGGATGCTCGGGTGGCTCCTGGTGGGCACCGTGGGCCCGCACCTCTTGTTCACACACCTGTCCTCCTCATCGCTGCCGGTGGTGACGGCGGCCTTCGTGCTCTTCATGGCGGTGACGTCCACGCGCGCCATCCCCACCATCGCGCTGGTGTCGTCGCGCGTGCCGCCCTCGCTGCGCGGCCGGTTCCTCGCCGTCAACATGGCCGCGAGCGACGGCGCCTCGGGCCTCGCCGCGTGGGTGAGCGGCCTCTTCATCACCACGGCTCCGGACGGCGCGCTCGTCGGCTTCGGTCAGGTGGGGTGGATGGCCGTGGGCGTGACGCTCCTGTCGCTGGGCCTGTTGTGGACGTTCGGCCGCAGCGCGGTGGCCCTGAAGCCGGCGACGACGTGA
- a CDS encoding TonB family protein — translation MSLPEPAPRRDENIASIILGPPPARQRRHGFAWTLLVSGLLHATVGAVAWHGWKTSSAQRPPVATQRKQVIQVDHEVDLNPPPLPPPPPPQRVARADPPAPRVKTPSPAPRDSARPAPAQPAQAGAVVTAKEPAAPLDFTDFDMTTGDAPRYAGGVTASTGRSTTAVNTVPAGDGEGTGTGGSRARSIQLSARSWSCPWPKEADTLRIDDQTVVLRVAVDVYGEVTSAELVSDPGHGFGQAALACARKARFDTALDREGRPHAAVSPPIRVRFVRP, via the coding sequence GTGTCACTCCCTGAGCCCGCGCCTCGTCGCGACGAGAACATCGCGAGCATCATCCTGGGACCGCCGCCCGCGCGACAGCGCCGCCATGGCTTCGCGTGGACGCTGCTGGTCTCCGGCCTGCTGCACGCCACTGTCGGAGCCGTGGCCTGGCACGGCTGGAAGACCTCCTCCGCCCAACGGCCGCCCGTGGCCACCCAGCGCAAGCAGGTGATTCAGGTGGACCACGAGGTGGACCTGAATCCTCCACCCCTGCCGCCGCCGCCTCCACCTCAACGCGTCGCCCGAGCGGACCCGCCCGCGCCGCGCGTGAAGACGCCGAGCCCCGCCCCGCGAGACTCCGCCCGGCCCGCCCCGGCCCAGCCCGCGCAGGCCGGCGCCGTGGTGACGGCGAAGGAGCCGGCCGCGCCGCTCGACTTCACCGACTTCGACATGACGACGGGCGATGCCCCGCGCTACGCGGGCGGCGTGACGGCCTCCACGGGCCGCTCCACCACGGCCGTCAACACGGTGCCCGCGGGTGACGGCGAGGGCACGGGCACAGGTGGCAGCCGGGCCCGCTCCATCCAGCTCTCGGCGCGCAGTTGGAGCTGCCCCTGGCCGAAGGAAGCCGACACGCTCCGCATCGATGACCAGACGGTGGTGCTGCGCGTCGCCGTGGATGTGTATGGCGAGGTGACGTCCGCCGAGCTCGTCTCGGACCCTGGCCACGGCTTCGGCCAGGCCGCGCTCGCGTGTGCGCGAAAGGCACGCTTCGACACCGCATTGGACCGCGAGGGTCGTCCCCACGCGGCCGTCTCCCCCCCGATTCGGGTGCGCTTCGTGCGCCCCTAG
- a CDS encoding ExbD/TolR family protein, which translates to MAGGTQPRGGLIEGINVTPLVDIMLVLLIIFMVTARLVDSPAVPLDLPKAAQSEDVQTVFAVAITPTGQVLVNGEAVSDVALRDGARQALAKDAELRAVIQADGAVPHRRVIFVLDQLKEAGLTKVAFGTVRPEPAPTDAPTTAEDGRVTP; encoded by the coding sequence ATGGCCGGCGGAACGCAGCCTCGCGGTGGGTTGATCGAGGGCATCAACGTCACGCCCCTCGTGGACATCATGCTGGTGCTGCTCATCATCTTCATGGTCACCGCGCGATTGGTGGACAGCCCCGCGGTCCCCCTGGACCTGCCCAAGGCGGCCCAGAGCGAGGACGTCCAGACGGTGTTCGCGGTGGCCATCACCCCCACCGGCCAGGTGCTGGTGAACGGTGAGGCGGTCTCCGACGTCGCGCTGAGGGACGGCGCGCGCCAGGCGCTGGCGAAGGACGCGGAGCTGCGCGCGGTCATCCAGGCGGACGGCGCCGTGCCCCATCGCCGGGTCATCTTCGTGCTGGACCAGCTCAAGGAGGCGGGGCTCACCAAGGTGGCGTTCGGCACCGTGCGTCCCGAGCCGGCGCCCACCGACGCGCCCACCACCGCGGAGGACGGGCGTGTCACTCCCTGA
- a CDS encoding MotA/TolQ/ExbB proton channel family protein: MHIVEIVKDVFIHWGANWVLWLLFALSLVSLGIIIERWWVFRTKQDVVRELSGALEATLSDGDFPAAISKLEKRTSVGATVARAGLRLAPQGMTAAEKGMQSALAIERSTLENRLAFLGTLGNNAPFIGLFGTVIGVLLAFEALSKTQGAPTGASQVASNAVMGSIAEALVATAVGIGVALPAVAAYNYFQRRIASILADAEALTNLVLAYVSARERNGGA; encoded by the coding sequence ATGCACATCGTCGAAATCGTCAAGGATGTCTTCATCCACTGGGGCGCCAACTGGGTGCTCTGGCTCCTGTTCGCGCTGTCACTGGTGAGCCTCGGCATCATCATCGAACGCTGGTGGGTGTTCCGCACCAAGCAGGACGTGGTCCGCGAGCTGTCCGGCGCGCTGGAGGCGACGCTGTCCGACGGCGACTTCCCGGCCGCCATCTCCAAGCTGGAGAAGCGCACGTCGGTGGGCGCCACCGTGGCGCGCGCGGGGTTGAGGCTCGCGCCGCAGGGGATGACGGCCGCGGAGAAGGGCATGCAGAGCGCGCTCGCCATCGAGCGCTCCACACTGGAGAACCGGCTGGCCTTCCTGGGCACGCTGGGCAACAACGCGCCGTTCATCGGCCTGTTCGGCACCGTCATCGGCGTGCTGCTGGCCTTCGAGGCGCTGAGCAAGACGCAGGGCGCGCCCACGGGCGCGAGCCAGGTGGCCTCCAACGCGGTGATGGGCAGCATCGCCGAGGCGCTGGTGGCCACCGCCGTCGGCATCGGCGTGGCCCTGCCCGCCGTCGCCGCCTACAACTACTTCCAGCGCCGCATCGCCAGCATCCTCGCGGACGCGGAGGCGCTGACGAACCTGGTGCTGGCCTACGTCTCCGCGCGTGAGCGGAACGGAGGCGCCTGA